The Montipora foliosa isolate CH-2021 chromosome 1, ASM3666993v2, whole genome shotgun sequence DNA segment GAGAGTATGAGGATGTTGGTTTTCCAAATAAAGGTGTTTTGGTTAGAAGACAAGTGACACCGACATGAGGCTGGTAATTGTCACCCAAATTATTACTGGGTGCGTTTGAAGCTGTTGCCGTGGTTGAGGTAAAGCCAGTTAGAGGGTTGTCCAATGAGCAAGGGACTGTGAATTGCATGCTAGGATGTCGGAAAAGGGATGGATGGCTGATCATGATTCACTAGAGCTTTGGAGGCGTGGAGAAGATTTTCCCCAAACAGAATGGGCCATGAGAGGTGAGGAACGACAAGCATAGTAAAGATTGATTCCCTGCCATTGCTCCAAGTGATGGGAACATCCATTTTTTTCAGTGGCAGAAAGATTTGACTTTGTATCAGCAACAGAGCCAGGAATGGATTCTGGCAATATCTTATATTGAAGAGATAGGCGTTTGGTGGTGATTGCTATTGCACGATCTGCACTAACTAAGGAAATGGAACAGCAGCTATCCAGAGGGAGTGGAATATACTGGTCTGCTGACGTCACTGAGGTCCAAAGAATGTTACGGTTCGCTAACTGCGTTTGTTTATTTACTGGAAGGGCAGTTGGATCTGTGACTGCTGATAGGCCAAAAAGAACAGTACCAGAAGGATCTGGGTTTGTTGAACGCGTGTCGGGTGGTTTGGTTGGTGTGGCTGCATTTGCTTGCTGAGAGTCATGCCTTATTGTTTTACAGCACCATTTATGGCAAGTTGAACACTTGTGGAGGCGACCACGAGAGCACTTGTTATTCGCTTTCTCGCAGTTTGAGTGAAGGTAGCGGTTAAAATTTTTGCAGACTTCAGGCGTGGGTAATTTTGAGCCTTGCGTGGGGTGAGGAAGGACATTGTGGCACAAGATGGTTAGGGGTACCGCAGGTCCAGCAGTGACGTTTCTTGCTGCGTTGTTGAGGTGAACTTGAGTTGCTTTTACCCGAGGAAGTAAACAGAGCATCTGAAGGTTTCCATGCGTCGAGAGTTTGGGATCGCAATACAATGTCACCACGTGTTTGCGTTTGCAAGGACAATTCGATCTGACAGGCTGATTCAGTGGCTTGTTCCAAGGTTGTAAATTCCTCAGCTTTTAAGACTAGTTGTTGTGCAATCTCCGGTTTAACTTTGGCTGGAAATTGTGAAACAATGTAAGTGGGGTAGTCTTTGGCGACCTTTTTGCCCAAGCATTCCATCAATCGAAAAGTAAATTGATTCACGTTCTCACTTGCCTTTTGTGTCATTGCAGTTAATTCTGCGGCGAGTCGGCAGGGTTTGAGTGCCATTGGTTCTACAAATTCAGGCTTAAGATGTTCAATGAAAGTAGCAAGCTGCTCTTTGGCTGGTTTTTCTGCGAAATCCGCCTTGGGTTTTGCGATAGAAAGGACTGTGCGAGACCATTCTTCAATACTTTGTTGCTCATTAGTAGCGTGACGGTCATGTCAGCAGACAGATGAGAGGTTTGTTGCTCGAAACGTTCGAGGAAATCGGCTATATCATCTCGATTCGATTTATCACAGCGAAATGTCGGGAGCTGAAGGGTTGGAAGTAGTAAAGACTGTGGAGGTCGAGCTGGTGAAGCGCTCGAAGGGTTTTGAGGAGCTTGTTATGATTGTTGTGATGTGGTAGGAAGTTGACCAATCTGAGAACTGATGTGGTTTATGTTGTGCCTCAAGTCTTTCAGACAACACTGGCGAGACCTGCTACGATGCCTTGAAGTTCTTCTGTACTTGGTGTTGTTACAGTTGAAAGAATTTATAAGGGATTTGTATTTGAAAAAGACTATTTGCCACCCAGTCATGCTTCAATAGATTTTCacacaaatccttgtatttttctaAGTTTTCAAAGCGCTTTAATTAAAATTCTTCCCTCGAAATATGAAACTCTGAAAAATTTCACCCTTGCACATTAATTTTCACTTATTTGTTGATGACCCATGGTAAAAGTAGGAATCTGAGCTCTGTTCTTGGCGCTTAATTATGAAGAATTACACTGGAGGGCAAAAGCATTTCGTTCGTAAacaaaagtatggaattttcaagtgtttaaatagTCATACATTGTACAATCTTTACCTTAAGTagtatttctctgaaaatttaaGATAAAAACAATCTTTCCATTTCCGGAATTTATGAAGTCAGCGCTTTAAGTTCACCATTATCAGTCATGTCaccagtttgttgcaaaaggcttaTTGTGCGGGTTGAACGAGAAAATCTCAAAGTGTCTGATAAGTGTCACAGGCTGAAATATTTTTGTGCTTGCACTGAACGTGGTCTAGCTGTTGAAAGAATTTTTGCTATTTAACATTATTATATCAGAAGCTCATGTGTGTCTGATTACAAATAACAATTTATACTAAATGGCAGAGAAAATTTTCCTGACAGTGACTCCTACTACAGTACTATAACTACAGTCACAAATTGTTTAGTTTACCTAGATGGCATAGGAATAAAATGTACCTCTTATCCTTGTTAAGTTAATTTGTTAAACAAAGTTGCAAATACTATTACcttcatttgtttctttgtattgtcaataattatttaggagtcattattaatttttaaataaagttgcttTATCCTATTTGATCTTATGAAAGGATAAAAAGATTCCTACAGATTTCATTGCTCTCCATCAGTGTCAAGTTCAAATGTacatgggaaccaaagatgtTGATTGATAGGTGGTGTCATGCAGCATGATCAATATTATTGATTTTGGGTCAACTCTAGGCTTGGTGTCAGAAGTTTGTATGATTGATGGAAGCAAAAATGCAGTTTGGCTATTGGCACTTGAAGATaagattccacagaattatgaaaattgctATAACTAGCTGCCTCGTATTTCTCTTGTCTCATGGGTGATTTCGTGCTGTACTGACTGGTTGAACTTGTGAATTTTACTATACgtgtaatttgttttttttttagtccaaAACAGACATTTTGGTTGGTGTAAAGGCAGAGATAGGAGAGCCACGCCTGCTCAAACCGAATCAAGGATACATAGAATTTTTTGTTGACTGGTAAGCAAACTTCGTGTTTTAGGCATGGGACTGTGTATTTTGAAGTCTTAGTAGTCACTTCAGAAAAATTTTGTCAAACTTGCCAGCCAAATAGCTCTTTTCCTCATCCTCACCTAATCTGTTTGGCTTTCATGCTGACTAAAGCAGGCAGGTCTTCTTACTTCAAATGGAGTGTTAAACTTTaaggtattttgttttgtacagttCAATGTCATGTCAACTGCAAATCCTAAACTTATCTAGTATGCAACTTGAGCAAAACACTATAAGGAGGATAGCAGATAGTGTCTGATTGTCCATTCCTTCTCCACATTTAGGGCAAATTCATCATCTATGGAACCCCTCAGCATATTCtttgttgatctttttttttctcagctcAGCAAATGCTTCACCTGCGTTTGAGGGAAGGGGCGGCGAAGAACTGGGGTCAATGCTGGCCAACACATTACAGAGATCTTATAACCACAAATCTGCAGTTGACTTGAGATCACTGTGTATTTGGCCAGGAAAACAGTGCTGGGTTTTGTATATTGATGCCTTGGTAAGGCTGTAAAATtcttaaaaacaaattgaatcTATAATTTTTAAGTGCTTTTATCTTCAAGAGTTTTGCAGCCTTGCTTTATGAGTACTGATGTCCAATGTTCTATGTTGCAGGTATTGGAGTGTGgaggaaacttgtttgattcATTGTCACTGGCAGTAAAAGCAGCCCTTTTTAATACAAGGTAATCTGAACTTTAAATATTGCTTCATTTCATTCAACTAAACTACCGGTAACTTGGATTTGTTCTTTTTAGAATTCCAAATGTTACAGTTTCAACACTGGATGGAGATATGGAATTAGAGATATCGGATGATCCACATGACTGTAGAAGGCTAGATGTGACTTCCATTCCTATCACTGTAACTCTAAGCAAAGTATGGCTGATATCTGTTATAACTGGGTGGTGTTTCTTTAGGGAATGTTATAGTTGAAACAGCTCAAGGGTTCCTCTGATGAGTGGAGTACTGAGTTCATTATtacaaatttgatttcagtaatCATTTCAATCATCTGTTCATTGGATaaataatgcaaaattcaaatcaagccACAGTTCAAaacttgaattttgattggaatatTGCTGGCTTCCGGTGCCAGGCCAGCGTGAGAATTTCACAAGTTtattaatttgcataatctgtcATAATCTGTCAAACAACGGTCATTGACTCGTAGACCTTTCTGTAATCTTACCAGTATCCTCAAACTTGAGACACTATGCTTGTAAATTCCAAAGATTGAACaaagaaatgaatttaaaagGAAGGCAAATCACGCTTGTCAGCAACCTTGGCCGATTATGCAAATTGGTACACATGTCAAATTCTCACACTGGCCTGGTACCGGAAGCCAGCAAtaatccaatcaaaattcgagttttgaacTGAGGCTTGATTTGTATTATTGCATAATTCATCCAACGACCAGATTATTGATATGATTACtaaaatcaaatttgcaataatgaactcattAATCCGCTCATTAGAGGAATGCTTGAGCTGTTTTAACTGTAAATAGAAATGGCACCTGAGAAGACAATGGAAAAATGCTACCAAATTATTAGTTTGCATGTGCACAGTGCATTCAATTAAAGTATCTCCCTGTGGTCTTGTGCAGAACAAGAATGTGAAGGTATCCAATGTAGGGTGTTGAAAGGAATATGAGAATATGactttgtatttttatttttttctcaaattatcTTCAGCACTGTTTTTAAGAATAATAAGACAAGGGAACCTAAGAATAATGATTATTTTTCCAACGATTAAATTTTGCTTGGCCTCATGTCTAAACCCATACAAGTCTTCCCGCGACATTGGTTTCATTACCCTGCTTCCTAAATGGGCCTAGTTTCAGTAAATTGCAATTGCAGTTTTCCTTCCTCATTCAGGAGATCAGTGTATCAGACTTTTATGCTCTGCTCATAaatttatattattaatatgtGATAGACTGAGGCTCTCAGCCTGATCTATTGAGATTTACCGTTGGTAATATAATTATGACTACCGGTAGTACTGCAAGAAAGGGTGATAATATTGTTACCATGATAGGGGTTTTTCTAGTAAATATATGTATTGctttgttcttgttttaaattattatttcagaTTGGCCACCGTCATGTTGTGGATGCCAGTCCTCAAGAGGAAGCTTGTAGTCTTGCTCAGTTTCTGGTGTCAGTGAATGGTGAGAGCAATATTTGTGCGATGCAAAAGGTTGGCAGCGGAGCACTGGATCCTGATTCTATATTTGAGATGATTGAGGTTAGGATATTGTTCAGACCTCTTTACCTGTATCTCTCCTATCATGTTCATCACAAGTTTACAATTTCCCATCTTGTTGCTGGTTTCttggttatttatttatttatttattttgttacaAGGAACTTTTGTAGACATTAAAGAGAGTGAGGAAAGGAGTtgatgtaatgtttaaaaaacgagcagcagtgttttatcgggtttaaaaacacgaggcgtagccaagtgtttttagacccgataaaacacgtgctgcaagttttttgaatggcttcaaaaacattccacaaagagcgtgtccctctggactcaaaacaatggttcaaattgtgagaggtgaatattaacatacaagaaaaacaagctatgccttattagtattctttatataaagaatactaacgaggagtgttttatcaggatttaaagctcatacacgtgacgttttatcgatgttttaaTAGgctgaattattaatgagtttttgaaggtTACATAATACTATGTGGCAAGGAGACCTTAAAGGAACTTCTAAACTTATAAAAATTAGGCCGTCTTGAATTGAAATTTATAGTAATTAATACACAATGCTGACAGATATTACAATCAAATCACAACGAATATTAGAATAGAAGGAATATTACAGTCAAACTTATAACCATCTGACATACTGTAAGTAGTTCAACcataaaaaaaatgcttttcgtCTCCATGTTTTCCAGACTGCCTGTTCTGTTGGAAAGGAATTAAATAAGGCGCTCTTGAAGGTTCTCAAGAAAGAAGAAACCAAAGCAAGTTCTAACCAGGAAAAAGTTGGTTTCCTTTAATAGTGGAAGGATAAAGTCAATCCATGTCTACCATTCATAAAACCATTGTTGGCTTATGCTGCTCGCGGGGAGAACTGGATATGACATCCTGAACGTCATTCTATCAAAAGGGTAAAGCCCAGCTAACAAGTGACTTGTCTCCAGTGTAAAAACTGGTAACAAGGGATTGAACATTGATTAGTGACCTGGATATGCTGGAAGACTTAATGCTGAATCTGTGTACACAAATAAAGCTCATCGATGGCATGGCTGTCGCAAAAGAGGCAACAGATGAAAATTATCATAATCTTGCAAAAACTCGTACTAGTCAGCTGCCCTCCTCCCCCATGTTCATTCACCTTGTGTTTCCTGTTATTTGCTTCATCAAGAAACGAGGTTTGGGCTAGTTTTTGAGAGTAATGTGCCTGAGAAAGGCTTTAAGAGCGACTTTACCTTGCAAACAAAAGCTATCAAACTATCTTTAACAATTCTAACTCGCTTTTGacaatctttctttctttaaaccACTCCTTCCTTAGAGTGACAATTATTAGACTTTGCCTCACGCCAGACAATTTCACTTGTCAATGGAGGTTGGTTCACGGGTTACAAGGTTAAACTTCAACACCTTTTAGAACTTTTATCTAAAAACGTTAGAAGACGTATCACTGACAATCTCAATGCAATCTGAACCATAGATTTTATTTTATGGAGGAGCAGGCGTACACTGTGCCTCAATTGACTGGTGCGCATCTTTGACAGCCAGAGGTTGCAAGTTCGATTCTCAGCGACTTCAACgcctgtttcgactttcctctgatttAACTGtggctttaaatacccgtaaaatggagcactgacagagagAGGGGGATAAAGGGCGCACCGTAACCGCGCGCgaggagctccgctattaa contains these protein-coding regions:
- the LOC137996867 gene encoding exosome complex component RRP42-like is translated as MADTVLSAFERSFVVDGIEHDFRSDGRSCQDYRHFEVETGIVSNTSGSARLRLSKTDILVGVKAEIGEPRLLKPNQGYIEFFVDCSANASPAFEGRGGEELGSMLANTLQRSYNHKSAVDLRSLCIWPGKQCWVLYIDALVLECGGNLFDSLSLAVKAALFNTRIPNVTVSTLDGDMELEISDDPHDCRRLDVTSIPITVTLSKIGHRHVVDASPQEEACSLAQFLVSVNGESNICAMQKVGSGALDPDSIFEMIETACSVGKELNKALLKVLKKEETKASSNQEKVGFL